CAATTAAGAACGAATCAAGGATATCGTTTGAGAATGAATTTTGATTTGTCAAGATATAATGGAAATCTATCAAATGGGGATAATTTTAAAATAAATATTCCTGCACCTGTATCATTATATGGAAATAATGATATGGAATTAGTCGATCCGACTACTGGTGTGACCATTGCAGATTTGAAGTTTACCGATAATGGAGATGAACAAGGGGGTACCATCACAGTTACTCTTAAAAATCTAGATGACTACTTAAAAGCGAAGGGTGCCAATGTCGTTAAAGATGTTATTGGGAATTTCTCTCTAAACTTTTTATACAAAAAAGATCTTACGAATCATAAATTAGTATTAGATTCTAAGTCGTTAGTAGCGACTTTTGAACAAACCCATACAACAACGACACAACAAGTAAGACCAACCGTTGGATATGAAAATTTCGCGAAAAATGGGGGAACAGCCCAAAAAATTTCTTGGACTTCTGATAAGCTAAAAGAGATTGGTTCAGTAAGTTCTGGTCAGTTTCTTTCAAGATGGAGAGTTCGTGTAAATACAGGAGGTCAAGATAACGGTCCTAACTTGGTATTAAACGATGACTTACCAAATGACTCAAGTGTTGCAGCTATTCAATATATTCCAGAATCGTTAAAAGTGTACCGTTCACCTTCTATAACAGATAGAACGGCTGCTGCTCCGTCAGACTCGGTTTTATTAACAGAAGGGGTCGAATATACCGTTAATTGGAATGAGAATTATACGAATTTTAGTGTGACTTTTAAAGATGGTTCTCAAAAATATTACGTAACTTATGATACTACGACACCAAATAATGGTGCTAAGGTAAAAAATGTTATTACACTTGCTAAACAAGATGGAACATTATTAACACAAAGAAGTAATGTTACAAGAACTGCTTTTGAAGCAACAGCCACTTCTTTGTATTCAGGGACGATTGTTGCTTCAACTGCATATCAAATTCGAATTGTAAAAGTAGATACCTTTAAACTAAACCCTGTTGCTGGTGCAGTATATGAAATTACAGATCCAGATGGTGGAAAATTCGAAGTAACAACGAATGAAAAAGGGATTGCTACTTCAAAAGCATTTGATGCAAAATATGTTGGTCAAACTTTTACAATTAAAGAGAAAAAAGCACCTGCTGGATATGAGATCGATGACAAAACATATACATTGGTTCTTGGAAAAGATGGGGTGTCTTTAAACTTAAAAGATAAGCCAATTACGACGACAACTACGACAACGACAACAACGGAAGCTCCAACAACGACGGAAGCACCGACGACAACAGTAGCGCCTACAACAACGGAAGCTCCAACGACGACGGAAGCTCCAACGACAACAGTAGCGCCAACGACAACAGTAGCGCCAACAACAACGGAAGCACCGACGACGACGGAAGCACCAACGACAACAGTAGCGCCTACAACAACGGAAGCACCGACGACAACAGTAGCGCCAACGACAACAGTAGCTCCTACAACGACGGAAGCTCCGACAACAACATCTGTTTCAACAACAGTTACTACGACGGAGTCTAGAACGGATAGTCTAAACACTACTCAAAACTCAACAAGTAATTCAGGCGTCATCAACGGAATCCCTTCTGAGGACACTTCGAAGGAAGATTCTCAAAAGGACTCAGAGTTGCCAAATACTGGAACATCTGTTGGAAATACTGTTACGGTAGCGATGATGCTAATTCTTTCAGCAACAACTCTTCTTTTCTTTAGAAAAAAAGAGGCTTTCAATAAAGAATAGATAAATAAAAAAAGAAGCAGAAATTTCTGCTTCTTTTTTATTGGATGTCTGTAGAGCCGATGTGGTCTATGTATACGAGAAGGGAGCAATCCATTTTGAAGAATAATAGTTGACCCTACTTTAATTGGTAGTTTTTCAAATTACTAAAAAAATGTTTACAACGTAACACTAAAGCACTTAAAATATAATTGGAAGCAACATCATATTAAAAATAAAGAAAGGAGAAAATATGGGACAAAAAAGGTAAAGAAAAGCCACTCAAGACGAAGAAAACTAAAATAACCTTCAAACTAAACTTAGTATTCTTCACAATCGAGTGGGAAGTCAAATGGGGCAAATAGCCTCACTTCTTTACGAAATTGTATCATATAGTAATAGAAAATGAAATTGAATTTCAAAATAACTAAACATGCATTCGACTGGAAAGCATTTGTTGCATGGCTTATCTTTATTAGCTTAATAATATGGTTTATATTTAAGTAGGAGATTATATGAAAGTAGATACAGATAAAATTGAATGGCTCCTTAGTAATGTCACACAATATCGAATTAATAAAGATACTGGAGTGAATTTATCTATTTTAGGAAGATTAGTCAGAGGTGAACGTAAAATCGAAAATTTGACTATAAAAACAGGATGCTTGTTAACCGAGTATGCTGATCAGCTTCAAAAGCAGGATAATTGAAGACTAAAAAAGCGGGCTAGTGATAGCTCGCTTTATTTGTACTCTTTTTGTACTCAATTTTATACTATTGTACGATTTAGCAGGAAACGTAAATATTGATTTTACAACGTTTTGCAACGCTAGGAAGCATTATAGTATATCGCCTAGGGGAGTCGAACCCCTGTTATAAGAACCGGAATCTTATGTGATATCCACTACACTAAGGCGACATTCGAATAATAGTGTACCTAATTTTAAGGAGTTATGCAAGTTTGTTTTGATGAGGGTTTAAATTTTAAATAAATTCGTGTATAATAGATTTATTCTAAATTGAATTTTCTTTTTTCACCTGAGATCTATGTGAATTTTTAGCGTATTATCTGTGAAAAAAGTAAGGAGAAAGGGGATAAAAATGATTAAAAACAAGAAGTTAACTGTTCTTTTAATGACATTATTGGTTGCTCTTTTTGTAATATTTCAACAACCTAAAATAGAATCTGCGGTTGTGGATAATGTGATTACAAGAATAGATATACAAAATAGCCAAGGAGAACCTTTAACACAGGGCGTTGGCTCTTGGGAGAACTTTCGATTAAATGCAGAGTTTGCATTTAATAATGGTCAAGTACAGCCAGGAGATACTGCAACGATTCAATTGCCTGAAGAGGTAATATTTGTCGGAAAATCATTTGAAATTCGTGATGTGAACGGACAAGTAGTAGCGAATGCAACCATTGACTCTACAAGTAAACAAGCTGTATTAACCTTTACAAACTATGTAACACAGCGTGCAAGTTTCTCAGGGAACTTCACTATGACGGTTCGTATCGACCACAATGTAGCGCGTACAGCACAACAAATTCCTTTAACAGTAACCGTAAACCACACTCCAATGTATTCAGGAGTTGTCAATTATACTGGGATTGCCGGAATGGAACCTCAAGATTTCGCTAAATCTGGTTGGCAAGATCCAAACGATAATAGCAAGTTACATTACATTATATATGTTAACCAAAATTATCTTAATTTTACGGATATAATGATTGGTGATACAATTCAATACGAAAATGCGAAGATTGATAAATCAAGCTTTAGAGTGATATCTGGAACTTGGTATACAGATACAACAGACAATTCTATTCGTCTAGGGTATCAAGAAGACGTAACAGCAAGTTATAGTCCACAGTTTTCAGCAGATGGCAAGTCGTTCACGTTGAGTTTAAAACCATTTAATCCAAACCGTGGTTACTATGTAAAATACGATGTGGATTTACTAGGTGCTCCAGCAAATGGAATGCTTTTAAATAACAACGCTACGATGGAAGATTCGACGGGTTGGAAATCGGTAGCAGATGCTCAAATTGTTTACCAAGAAGATGGTGGTAATGCAAGAAGTAATATTTTCAAAGTGGAATTAACGAAAAAATCAGACACTGGTGAAAAACTACAAGGTGCGGAATTCGGATTATACTATGAAGGAACATTAGTGAAAACCGCAACTTCCGATGCTAACGGCGTTGTAACATTTGATAGTTTAATCAAACCAAAATACACGATTAAAGAAACAAAAGCGCCAGCCGGATATGTTCTCTCCGAGGAAGAGATTACAGTAAACGTAGCAGATGCAGCCAATGGCGTTGTTCATAAAGAGGTAGTGAATAAACCAGAAACTACTACTACAACTACTACAACTACAACAACGACTACAGAAGCGCCAACAACTACCACAACTACGACAACAGAAGCACCAACGACAACGACTGAATCTACAACGTCTTCAACGACGACAACGGAGTCTACAACAGAATCTACGACAACAGAAATGCCAACATCTTCATCAACAACAACAGAAACTAGTACGACTGAAGGATCTACTACAGAAACAACAGTGACGCCAAGAGAGTCCACGACTACTTCTGAAGCTGATCTTCCAAAAACTGGAACTTCTGCGACTATTTTTACTACGATTGCAGGTGCTCTTAGCGTATTAGGTGGATTTGCGATTTTAATGAATCGTAAAGACGTAGACGTAAATCGTTAAAAATAAAATATGATTTGTATAAAAGACTGGAATGATTTCCAGTCTTTTTTGTTGAAAAGAGAGCAAAAAAGTATACGAAGAGAGCAACATTACCATATATGGTAATTACCAAATATGGTAATGTTTAAGTGGGAGGGAAAAATATGAAAATAGAACATCAGATTGACCCAAGAACGTTAGAGTTTGTGGATAGTAGACCGTATAAAGAGAAGATAAAAATGCTTGCTGCTCTTAAGCTGTTGGATAAGGAAGGATTAAGTCCTGCGATACTCGAAATGTGGGGGAATAAAACGAAGACTAAATTGAACATTCCAGTTGTATATACTAAAGAGGAGGCTTTAAAAAATGGATCAAAATCTGAAGCGTTCGATAGCAGGCTTGTCATTCGATTGGGAGAACTACGAAAAAGACTTAGATTTAGATTTTACTCTAAAAGAAATGGCAGCAAGGATTACAGAGTTGAGACTTGTGTCCGGACTCTCTCGTACCGAGTTTGCAGAAAAGGTTGGGATAAAACCAGCACATTTGTCACGGTTAGTTTCAGGACACTATAATCCCTCGATTTTATATTTGGAGAAGATAGCTCAAAAAGTCGGAGCCCATTTAGAAATTTCTTTTGTGATGGACGACGGAGAAACCTGCCATGAAAAGATTAACAAGCAAATCGGGACGAAATATGTCCCTATGCATCATAGATCTTAACCAATTTGTAATATGCGTATAGTTGCATTTTTATTGTTTTATGGTAAAATATACATGTATTCAGCAATAGACGTTCAAAGATACTAGAAAAATAGCGGGACGTAATTAGGCCCTATTAGGAAGCGATTGGAGGAAGGTTTCGATGAATTATCTTAATCTATCTCATTTGTTGGTCCCAGAAAGCAGGGTTGCACTTCAAACGCGTTTTCGTATCTTACAAGCTATTGCAACGTATCAACCCATTGGACGTAGGGCACTTGCAAAAGTGGTCCAAATGTCTGAGAGAACACTTCGTAATGAATGTGAGGCGATGAAGAAATTAGACCTCATTGAAGTGCAAGGCTCAGGAATGCATCTTACGGAAATTGGCGAATTTATATTAGAACGTTCGGATGATTTAAAAAACAACTTTATTCAGATGAGTCTGGTGGAACATAAGGTGGCTAAAACCTTAGGCGTTCAGTATGTAAAAGTTGTAGATGATCCGGCAAAAACATCTGAGTTGGTACAAGAAATTATGGATGTGCTTTTACCGCTTGGAACTTCCATTATTGCCATCACGGGTGGTCAAACGATGGTCCGTGTCAGCGAAGGATTCACAAAAGAGATTTCAGTGAACCGAGACCTAACGATTGTTCCTGCAAGAGGGGGAATGTTTGGTTCGATGCTGATTCAGGCGAATAATGTCAGTGAAAAAATGGCAACCGGAATTGGTGCCCATCATGAAGCGCTCTTTGTTCCAGAACATGTCCAACAAGCAACTTATACGCCCTTAATGCAAGAACCTTCCGTCGCAAAGACGATTGGCCTCATGAAAAAGGCGGAGTGTTTGTTATATAGCGTTGGAAGTGCTATTATTATGGGAGAGAGACGTGGCCTCTTGGAAGAACAAATGGCGACGTTAAAAGAGAAGAAAGCAATTGGCGAAGCGTTCGGTTGTTTCTTCGATGCAGAAGGAAATGTGGTGTTAAAAATCCCACGAGTAGGGCTGCATCTTAGTGATTTATCTACGATTCCACATTCGATTGCCGTTGTGGAAGGCGAAGAGAAGGCAGCTGCTTTAAAAGCATATGCCAAATTAGCTCCGGTAGATCGCACCTGGTTTGTGATTGACAAGGAGACATCAGAGTTGGTTTTGAACGGGGTAACCCGCAAAAAATAAAATAAAAATTCCTAGGAGGAAAAACTATATGACAGTTAAAGTTGGTATTAACGGTTTCGGACGTATCGGTCGTTTAGCATTCCGTCGTATTCAAGATGTGGAAGGATTAGAAGTTGTTGCAATCAATGACTTAACAGACGCTAAGCAATTAGCTCACTTGTTAAAATATGATTCAACTCAAGGACGTTTCAACGGTGAAGTTGAAGTGTTAGATGGTGCTTTCCGCGTAAACGGTAAAGAAGTTAAAGTACTTGCTAACCGTAATCCTGAAGAATTACCTTGGGGTGAACTAGGCGTTGATATCGTATTAGAATGTACTGGTTTCTTCACTTCTAAAGAAAAAGCTGAATTACACTTAAAAGGTGGCGCTAAACGCGTTGTTATCTCTGCTCCTGGTGGAAATGACGTTCCTACTGTTGTATTCAACACAAACCACGACATTTTAACAGGTAAAGAAACTGTTATCTCTGGTGCTTCATGTACTACAAACTGCTTAGCTCCAATGGCTAAAGCATTAAACGATAAATTCGGTGTTGTTGAAGGTTTAATGACAACAATCCACGGTTACACTGGTGACCAAAACACATTAGACGCACCTCACGCAAAAGGTGACTTACGTCGTGCTCGTGCTGCAGCAGTAAACATCGTTCCTAATACAACAGGTGCTGCTAAAGCTATCGGATTAGTAATCCCAGAATTAAACGGAAAATTAGACGGAGCTGCACAACGTGTTCCTGTTCCAACAGGTTCATTAACTGAATTAGTAACAGTTTTAGAAAAACCAGTTACTGCTGAAGAAATTAACGCAGCTATGAAAGAATTAGCAAATGAATCTTACGGTTACACTGAAGATCCAATCGTTTCTTCTGATATCGTAGGTATCACTTATGGTTCATTATTCGATGCAACTCAAACTAAAGTAATGACTGTAGGCGACAAACAATTAGTTAAAACTGTTGCTTGGTACGATAACGAAATGTCATACACTGCACAATTAGTTCGTACTTTAGAATACTTTGCAAAACTATAATTTAAACTATAGATTTGGCTAATCGTATCTATTTTCTCAGGGCGATGGAAGCATTCGCTTCCTCGCCCTGTTTTCATAATGTGAGTAATGCACTCGCTCCAAATAAAAATGTAGGAGGCTATTTTATGGCTAAAAAAATCGTTACAGACTTACAAGTTGAAGGCAAAAAAGTTTTAGTTCGTGTGGACTTTAACGTACCTTTGAAAGATGGTGTGATTACAGACGATAACCGTATCGTTCAAGCATTGCCAACAATCAAATACTTAGTTGACCACAATGCGAAAGTGATTTTATTCTCTCACTTAGGTAAAGTGAAATCTGAAGAAGACAAAGCTAAATTGAGCTTACGTCCAGTTGCAGAACGTTTATCTGAGTTGTTAGAAAAACCAGTGACTTTCGTTCCAGAAACTCGTGGAGAAAAGTTAGAAGCTGCTATTAATGCACTTAACGAAGGCGATGTTTTATTATTCGAAAATACTCGTTTCGAAGATTTAGATGGCAAGAAAGAATCTAAAAACGACCCTGAATTAGGTAAATATTGGGCTTCTTTAGGCGACTTATTCGTTAACGATGCATTCGGTACAGCTCACCGTGCGCATGCTTCAAACGTTGGTATTGCTAGCCAATTAGAATCAGCTGCTGGATTCTTGATGGAAAAAGAAATCAAGTTCATCGGTGGCGCAGTAGATAACCCAGAACGTCCATTCGTAGCAATCTTAGGTGGAGCAAAAGTTTCAGACAAGATCGGTGTTATCAACAGCTTATTAGAC
This Granulicatella adiacens ATCC 49175 DNA region includes the following protein-coding sequences:
- a CDS encoding SpaA isopeptide-forming pilin-related protein, which codes for MKQKQKWLMLFVTVMSLFSLIFLAKEQSVASEVKELEKVVTGVALLDQLDNTLEPDKDGVYQLRTNQGYRLRMNFDLSRYNGNLSNGDNFKINIPAPVSLYGNNDMELVDPTTGVTIADLKFTDNGDEQGGTITVTLKNLDDYLKAKGANVVKDVIGNFSLNFLYKKDLTNHKLVLDSKSLVATFEQTHTTTTQQVRPTVGYENFAKNGGTAQKISWTSDKLKEIGSVSSGQFLSRWRVRVNTGGQDNGPNLVLNDDLPNDSSVAAIQYIPESLKVYRSPSITDRTAAAPSDSVLLTEGVEYTVNWNENYTNFSVTFKDGSQKYYVTYDTTTPNNGAKVKNVITLAKQDGTLLTQRSNVTRTAFEATATSLYSGTIVASTAYQIRIVKVDTFKLNPVAGAVYEITDPDGGKFEVTTNEKGIATSKAFDAKYVGQTFTIKEKKAPAGYEIDDKTYTLVLGKDGVSLNLKDKPITTTTTTTTTTEAPTTTEAPTTTVAPTTTEAPTTTEAPTTTVAPTTTVAPTTTEAPTTTEAPTTTVAPTTTEAPTTTVAPTTTVAPTTTEAPTTTSVSTTVTTTESRTDSLNTTQNSTSNSGVINGIPSEDTSKEDSQKDSELPNTGTSVGNTVTVAMMLILSATTLLFFRKKEAFNKE
- a CDS encoding Ig-like domain-containing protein: MIKNKKLTVLLMTLLVALFVIFQQPKIESAVVDNVITRIDIQNSQGEPLTQGVGSWENFRLNAEFAFNNGQVQPGDTATIQLPEEVIFVGKSFEIRDVNGQVVANATIDSTSKQAVLTFTNYVTQRASFSGNFTMTVRIDHNVARTAQQIPLTVTVNHTPMYSGVVNYTGIAGMEPQDFAKSGWQDPNDNSKLHYIIYVNQNYLNFTDIMIGDTIQYENAKIDKSSFRVISGTWYTDTTDNSIRLGYQEDVTASYSPQFSADGKSFTLSLKPFNPNRGYYVKYDVDLLGAPANGMLLNNNATMEDSTGWKSVADAQIVYQEDGGNARSNIFKVELTKKSDTGEKLQGAEFGLYYEGTLVKTATSDANGVVTFDSLIKPKYTIKETKAPAGYVLSEEEITVNVADAANGVVHKEVVNKPETTTTTTTTTTTTTEAPTTTTTTTTEAPTTTTESTTSSTTTTESTTESTTTEMPTSSSTTTETSTTEGSTTETTVTPRESTTTSEADLPKTGTSATIFTTIAGALSVLGGFAILMNRKDVDVNR
- a CDS encoding helix-turn-helix domain-containing protein, which encodes MDQNLKRSIAGLSFDWENYEKDLDLDFTLKEMAARITELRLVSGLSRTEFAEKVGIKPAHLSRLVSGHYNPSILYLEKIAQKVGAHLEISFVMDDGETCHEKINKQIGTKYVPMHHRS
- a CDS encoding sugar-binding domain-containing protein; translated protein: MNYLNLSHLLVPESRVALQTRFRILQAIATYQPIGRRALAKVVQMSERTLRNECEAMKKLDLIEVQGSGMHLTEIGEFILERSDDLKNNFIQMSLVEHKVAKTLGVQYVKVVDDPAKTSELVQEIMDVLLPLGTSIIAITGGQTMVRVSEGFTKEISVNRDLTIVPARGGMFGSMLIQANNVSEKMATGIGAHHEALFVPEHVQQATYTPLMQEPSVAKTIGLMKKAECLLYSVGSAIIMGERRGLLEEQMATLKEKKAIGEAFGCFFDAEGNVVLKIPRVGLHLSDLSTIPHSIAVVEGEEKAAALKAYAKLAPVDRTWFVIDKETSELVLNGVTRKK
- the gap gene encoding type I glyceraldehyde-3-phosphate dehydrogenase is translated as MTVKVGINGFGRIGRLAFRRIQDVEGLEVVAINDLTDAKQLAHLLKYDSTQGRFNGEVEVLDGAFRVNGKEVKVLANRNPEELPWGELGVDIVLECTGFFTSKEKAELHLKGGAKRVVISAPGGNDVPTVVFNTNHDILTGKETVISGASCTTNCLAPMAKALNDKFGVVEGLMTTIHGYTGDQNTLDAPHAKGDLRRARAAAVNIVPNTTGAAKAIGLVIPELNGKLDGAAQRVPVPTGSLTELVTVLEKPVTAEEINAAMKELANESYGYTEDPIVSSDIVGITYGSLFDATQTKVMTVGDKQLVKTVAWYDNEMSYTAQLVRTLEYFAKL
- a CDS encoding phosphoglycerate kinase, producing the protein MAKKIVTDLQVEGKKVLVRVDFNVPLKDGVITDDNRIVQALPTIKYLVDHNAKVILFSHLGKVKSEEDKAKLSLRPVAERLSELLEKPVTFVPETRGEKLEAAINALNEGDVLLFENTRFEDLDGKKESKNDPELGKYWASLGDLFVNDAFGTAHRAHASNVGIASQLESAAGFLMEKEIKFIGGAVDNPERPFVAILGGAKVSDKIGVINSLLDKADKVLIGGGMAYTFFKAMGREVGLSLLELDRVELAKEIMEKAGDKLVLPIDNVVAKEFSNDAVATIVASDAIPADQEGLDIGPKTVELFASYLKDAKTVVWNGPMGVFELPNFAKGTIGVCEAIANLEGATTIIGGGDSAAAAISLGYADKFTHISTGGGASLEYLEGKELPGVAAISDK